In a single window of the Blastopirellula marina genome:
- a CDS encoding CHAT domain-containing tetratricopeptide repeat protein: protein MHLARTIILSCLFIGCLSNDLLAQLTAQSERRVTQLNEQIAQLENQGNDRAAIPLQKEIVDIAERELGHNKSETAYEWNYLGHLYFRLGEYGEARNPYSQALSIRRKVLGENDEDTGESYGNVGFVLAELGEYDQSEEAYLQALRIYRRNTGDESSETLQTMNNLGNLYLKTSNFEKAKSLNRAALAIRTRTLGPDHADVGESIFNLGVIAHEEGDYNKAQELYSRSRSIFQEALGEEHPYTLQLMNNLGKLAYDLGDVQRSYDIDRQVYDIRMRVLGPDHIDTAQSLNNMAFNQQDQRNFEKALPLYQKALDIFLKQLGEKDVNTQLTMLNLAVVKQRLGQSKEAEDLATRALNLRRESLGEGHPLVSEALYQIATVRLEAGRLDEAREAFEQSYKIMEDAYGDNHPKTLSVLFSLCWINMRNEDWASVLELSDKTRRLVRTTGARLMSGLTPAEQLRLLNKDDHHEFAFTVAWQKKDDQAFADSSASWIINDKGLSQETLAARETLLRDLGDAETQTLSRKLQETRRSLANIVLSAPQADQVELKKRQVEQLTQQEEELSRQLAKKVGASVELEKWIELDDVRKKLKHDETFVTWIRFQPYDFNNESQISGYLLPPRYMAWIIPPAGQREVRLIDVGPAEEIDSLIEKARKELNAAGRPDGAIRNEGEQDAEKKLRRSLADVAEKVWLPVAFHIGDETKKINLSPDGALWLVPWAALPDGDDRYLIEDYAFRYLISGREFVQEVAAPSSNTPLVFANPTFDLTPQKVIAAVKAIFRDVRLDANASRGRVSQTALGKVPSLPNTEIEANAIAPSLEKLVGKPPIKYLGEYALESVVKRVHRPRMLVLSTHGYFLPDQQMRSNERSIHNDRARAASLLAIDGTLIENPLLRCGLLLAGCNQPPAGGDDGILTGLEIVGLDLRGTELVVLSACETGIGKVQIGEGIAGLRQAFQLAGASSVVATLWQVPDRDSAVVMKDFFDQLAAETPPADALRSAQLARIESRRERYGAAHPFFWAAWTLTGEPRKD from the coding sequence ATGCATTTGGCTCGCACGATAATTTTAAGCTGCTTGTTTATCGGTTGCCTGAGCAACGATCTACTTGCCCAGCTAACCGCGCAGTCCGAACGACGCGTCACGCAACTGAACGAACAGATTGCTCAGTTGGAAAACCAAGGAAACGATCGTGCAGCAATCCCTCTACAGAAAGAGATCGTTGACATCGCTGAAAGAGAGCTCGGACACAACAAAAGTGAAACGGCATATGAATGGAACTATCTGGGGCATCTTTATTTTCGGTTAGGGGAATACGGAGAGGCACGCAATCCATATTCCCAAGCCCTGTCGATACGCCGAAAGGTTCTTGGGGAAAACGACGAGGACACGGGCGAATCGTATGGAAACGTTGGTTTTGTTCTCGCCGAGTTGGGTGAATATGACCAGAGTGAAGAGGCCTATCTGCAGGCCTTGCGGATCTATCGTCGTAACACGGGCGATGAAAGTTCGGAAACACTGCAGACGATGAATAACTTAGGAAATCTTTATCTCAAGACGAGTAACTTCGAGAAAGCAAAGTCCCTCAACCGTGCCGCCTTGGCGATTCGCACGCGCACGCTTGGTCCCGATCACGCTGATGTTGGTGAGTCAATCTTTAATCTCGGAGTCATTGCCCACGAAGAGGGAGACTACAACAAGGCACAAGAGCTCTATTCGCGATCGCGTTCTATTTTTCAGGAAGCTCTCGGCGAGGAGCATCCTTATACGCTGCAGCTAATGAACAACCTTGGCAAACTGGCCTACGATCTAGGAGACGTGCAGCGTTCGTACGATATTGACCGTCAGGTTTACGATATCCGGATGCGAGTCTTAGGTCCAGATCACATCGACACGGCTCAATCCCTTAACAATATGGCGTTTAATCAACAGGACCAACGCAATTTTGAGAAAGCGTTACCGCTGTATCAAAAGGCATTGGACATTTTTTTGAAGCAGCTAGGCGAGAAAGACGTCAATACGCAATTGACGATGTTGAACCTGGCGGTCGTGAAACAGCGACTCGGTCAGTCGAAGGAGGCGGAGGACCTCGCTACTCGAGCTTTGAACCTACGTCGCGAAAGTCTGGGCGAAGGGCATCCACTTGTATCGGAAGCCCTCTATCAGATTGCAACGGTACGTTTAGAGGCCGGCAGACTGGATGAAGCTCGAGAAGCGTTTGAGCAATCGTACAAGATTATGGAAGACGCTTACGGGGACAATCATCCAAAGACGCTCTCTGTCCTATTTTCGCTTTGTTGGATTAACATGCGAAACGAGGATTGGGCTAGCGTGCTCGAATTGTCCGATAAGACACGACGACTCGTGCGAACAACTGGGGCACGTTTGATGTCCGGTCTTACGCCAGCAGAACAGCTCAGACTTCTAAACAAAGACGACCATCACGAATTTGCGTTTACGGTTGCATGGCAAAAGAAAGACGACCAAGCGTTCGCCGACTCGTCCGCAAGCTGGATCATAAACGACAAAGGGCTGTCTCAGGAAACACTCGCAGCCCGCGAAACATTACTCCGCGATTTGGGAGATGCGGAGACTCAAACGCTCAGCCGAAAACTTCAGGAGACACGTCGTTCACTAGCCAACATCGTACTTTCCGCTCCGCAAGCGGACCAAGTCGAGCTGAAGAAAAGGCAGGTCGAACAATTGACCCAGCAAGAGGAAGAACTCAGTCGCCAATTGGCCAAGAAGGTAGGAGCTTCCGTCGAACTTGAGAAATGGATCGAGTTAGACGATGTTCGTAAAAAGCTGAAACACGATGAAACTTTCGTAACTTGGATTCGCTTTCAACCGTACGACTTCAATAATGAGAGTCAGATATCGGGTTACCTATTACCGCCCCGGTACATGGCTTGGATCATTCCTCCAGCGGGTCAACGTGAAGTCCGCTTGATCGACGTCGGGCCAGCAGAGGAAATTGACTCGCTCATCGAAAAAGCGCGAAAAGAATTGAATGCCGCCGGTCGACCAGACGGCGCGATCCGAAACGAAGGTGAACAAGACGCGGAAAAGAAGCTGCGCCGATCTCTTGCAGACGTTGCTGAAAAAGTCTGGCTGCCGGTCGCTTTCCATATCGGCGACGAAACCAAAAAAATAAATCTCAGCCCAGACGGTGCCTTATGGCTCGTCCCTTGGGCCGCCTTGCCAGATGGAGACGACCGCTATTTGATTGAAGACTACGCGTTTCGCTACTTGATTAGTGGCCGCGAATTTGTACAGGAAGTGGCAGCTCCATCCTCTAACACGCCTCTGGTGTTCGCAAATCCAACCTTTGATCTCACTCCACAAAAGGTAATTGCCGCAGTTAAGGCGATTTTTCGGGACGTTCGACTCGACGCCAATGCGAGTCGGGGACGTGTTTCACAAACGGCTTTGGGCAAGGTTCCGAGCCTCCCCAATACCGAGATAGAAGCAAACGCCATTGCGCCCAGCTTAGAGAAACTCGTAGGTAAACCGCCCATTAAGTATCTCGGAGAATACGCTTTAGAAAGCGTGGTAAAGCGAGTTCATCGCCCGCGCATGCTCGTGCTCAGTACGCATGGATACTTCCTTCCAGATCAACAGATGCGATCAAATGAACGATCGATTCACAACGACAGAGCTAGAGCAGCAAGCCTACTTGCAATCGATGGGACGCTTATTGAGAATCCTTTGCTGCGCTGCGGACTGCTATTAGCTGGCTGTAATCAACCACCCGCCGGCGGTGACGATGGTATTTTGACCGGTCTCGAGATTGTCGGCCTCGATTTGCGTGGCACCGAACTTGTCGTGCTGAGTGCCTGCGAGACGGGCATCGGAAAAGTACAGATTGGGGAAGGTATCGCCGGACTTCGACAAGCGTTTCAACTTGCCGGCGCCAGTAGCGTTGTTGCGACACTGTGGCAGGTACCTGATCGAGACTCCGCCGTGGTGATGAAGGACTTTTTTGACCAATTGGCCGCGGAAACACCTCCAGCAGATGCCCTCCGATCCGCTCAATTGGCGCGGATCGAAAGCCGACGTGAACGATATGGTGCGGCCCATCCATTTTTCTGGGCCGCGTGGACGCTAACCGGAGAGCCACGCAAAGACTAA
- a CDS encoding CHAT domain-containing tetratricopeptide repeat protein, translating into MLFVVEVSAQDLTGQAAQTVSRLNDQIDTLSDAEKWEEAHAVQLKVLDIYLRELGERNVNTAFNLAYTGEQLYELERYREAKPYYERAIKAYRATVGEANEDYILTQFGYGKTLRILTELNKARTVLKKALKAASELYGPREYTVVEIVEELGFTELDDDKPEEARKCFLAALKIYPYLSEEDQSMQLWCLTSLATAETSLGNDAAAKEYLDKAYQNAARSFGEDSYEMTEVLLALGTYYQGKSDLATARRHYERVVNITNQIGESDSEEARLASVYLAQIFIDLGDYVTAEQLLTKTYRQEIELYGEDSVQPYYTLWDIGYLYDMQDKHPQARDAYGKVLTGLKRHLSEDHSSVVMIQSDIASVDQLLLHYDEAREGFEGLRDIHLQKYGENSIEFGALLFNLGWLEHDFGNYEIAREYYDQAIKVFENRLGPSNPETLQLKMMRASLAASERKWPEAVRLFDQMIRESKEFYSTLLASLSPTEQLLFLKNSEDLSLMVSVAIANQDDPEVVATTMNWLLNAKGVSQETLAARETLTRDLDDVESRNLAQQLLKIRQELAGLALSRPEEGTVDERAKRITELTQQEETLARQLADRVGEPLAQSKWVELDSIRQALAADQTMINFFELRPWDYFSVKTGRNRFSKARYFAYIIPPTGKGEVKLVDLGESSEIDKIVSKIRSWIGDSGAREAFLAESGEVATESEWRTLFAQAKQKIWDPLAQHFPDETKQLVLSPDGALWLMPWNTIPIGDDRYLIEDYSLRFLTSGRELVLPKKKAAIGAPLLFADPSFDLSPDSVRSAVQSIFRSVDIQKLPAGAISRTAIPQVTPLPSTRLEALAISPSVSNICGKEPIQYLGKFALETVAKEVKSPRVLVLSTHGFFLPEQASATGRSTVSNASSTRKLKAGIPENPLLRCGLLLAGCNNPTARGDDGILTGMEILGLDLRGTELVVLSACETGVGTVNSGEGVAGLRQAFQLAGAEAIVSTLWQVPDRDSALLMKDFFEQLAEGKSHPEALRQAQIKRIESRRQRYGAAHPFYWAAWTLTGT; encoded by the coding sequence GTGTTATTCGTTGTCGAAGTCTCCGCCCAGGATCTCACGGGGCAGGCTGCCCAAACGGTCAGCAGACTCAATGATCAAATCGATACATTGAGCGATGCTGAGAAATGGGAAGAGGCCCATGCTGTTCAACTGAAAGTACTGGATATCTATTTGCGAGAACTTGGCGAGCGCAATGTCAACACGGCGTTCAATCTTGCCTATACAGGGGAACAACTGTACGAACTGGAGCGTTATCGTGAGGCCAAGCCATATTACGAACGGGCTATCAAAGCGTATCGAGCCACCGTTGGCGAGGCAAATGAGGATTATATCCTAACCCAATTTGGCTATGGCAAAACACTTCGGATTTTGACGGAACTCAACAAGGCCCGGACCGTGCTCAAGAAAGCTCTTAAGGCGGCAAGTGAGTTATATGGTCCTCGAGAATACACCGTCGTCGAGATTGTCGAGGAACTAGGTTTCACAGAATTGGATGACGATAAGCCGGAAGAGGCTCGCAAATGCTTTCTGGCTGCACTTAAGATTTATCCGTATCTCAGTGAAGAAGATCAAAGTATGCAGCTGTGGTGCTTGACCAGTCTGGCGACTGCAGAAACGTCGCTTGGAAACGATGCAGCAGCAAAAGAGTATCTCGACAAGGCCTATCAGAACGCCGCTCGATCCTTTGGTGAAGATAGCTACGAGATGACGGAAGTCCTACTGGCCCTTGGAACGTACTATCAGGGTAAGAGCGATCTCGCTACAGCTCGTCGTCACTATGAACGAGTAGTGAATATCACCAATCAGATAGGTGAGTCGGATAGCGAGGAGGCGCGATTGGCCTCCGTCTATTTAGCCCAAATCTTCATCGATTTAGGGGACTACGTGACGGCGGAACAATTACTCACGAAAACCTATCGTCAAGAGATCGAACTGTACGGCGAGGACAGCGTACAGCCGTACTACACATTATGGGATATCGGCTATCTGTACGATATGCAAGATAAGCATCCCCAAGCTCGCGACGCGTACGGCAAGGTATTGACGGGACTCAAACGGCACCTGAGCGAAGATCATTCTAGCGTTGTCATGATCCAAAGCGATATCGCTAGTGTGGATCAACTCTTGCTTCATTATGACGAGGCACGAGAAGGCTTTGAAGGCCTAAGAGACATCCATCTGCAGAAGTACGGAGAGAACAGCATCGAATTCGGGGCGCTGTTATTCAACCTGGGATGGTTGGAACATGATTTCGGCAACTACGAGATTGCGCGTGAATACTACGATCAGGCAATTAAGGTGTTCGAGAATCGGCTGGGGCCATCAAATCCTGAGACACTACAGCTGAAGATGATGCGTGCGAGCCTCGCCGCTTCAGAGCGTAAGTGGCCAGAGGCAGTACGACTTTTCGACCAAATGATCCGTGAATCCAAAGAGTTTTATTCGACATTGCTTGCCTCGCTCTCACCCACCGAGCAATTGCTATTTCTTAAGAATTCGGAGGATTTGTCATTAATGGTGTCGGTGGCGATCGCCAACCAGGACGATCCCGAAGTTGTCGCCACGACGATGAATTGGCTGCTTAATGCGAAGGGCGTTTCGCAAGAGACTTTGGCGGCTCGCGAAACGTTAACCCGTGATCTCGACGATGTGGAATCGCGAAACCTGGCGCAACAGCTATTGAAGATTCGTCAGGAACTAGCTGGACTGGCACTTTCAAGGCCTGAAGAGGGAACGGTCGACGAGCGAGCGAAGCGTATTACAGAGCTTACGCAACAAGAAGAGACCTTGGCGCGGCAATTAGCAGATCGAGTTGGTGAGCCGTTAGCACAGAGCAAGTGGGTGGAACTTGATTCGATTCGCCAAGCACTCGCCGCGGATCAGACCATGATCAATTTCTTCGAGCTCCGACCGTGGGATTATTTCTCGGTTAAGACGGGACGCAATCGCTTCAGTAAGGCCCGTTATTTCGCCTACATTATTCCTCCGACTGGAAAAGGTGAGGTCAAGCTAGTCGACTTGGGCGAGAGCAGCGAAATCGACAAGATCGTTTCTAAGATCCGTTCTTGGATTGGAGATAGCGGTGCGCGAGAAGCCTTCTTGGCTGAATCGGGCGAGGTAGCGACCGAGTCGGAATGGCGGACACTGTTTGCTCAAGCGAAGCAAAAAATATGGGATCCGCTCGCCCAGCATTTTCCAGACGAAACGAAGCAGCTCGTACTTAGTCCAGATGGTGCATTATGGTTAATGCCTTGGAATACGATTCCGATTGGGGACGACCGCTACCTAATCGAAGACTATTCGCTGCGATTTCTTACCAGCGGCCGCGAGTTGGTTCTTCCAAAAAAGAAGGCCGCCATTGGAGCTCCTCTGCTGTTCGCGGACCCATCGTTTGATTTGTCACCTGATAGCGTTCGCAGCGCCGTGCAATCAATATTCCGTTCGGTTGATATACAAAAGCTTCCGGCGGGCGCGATTTCAAGGACGGCGATCCCACAAGTTACGCCGTTGCCCAGCACCCGGTTGGAAGCATTAGCAATTTCGCCAAGCGTATCCAATATTTGCGGCAAAGAGCCGATTCAATATCTTGGTAAGTTCGCATTGGAAACGGTCGCTAAGGAAGTGAAAAGTCCGAGAGTGCTAGTGCTCAGTACTCATGGTTTCTTTTTGCCAGAGCAGGCGAGCGCGACAGGTCGCTCGACGGTTTCCAATGCTTCTTCAACACGTAAGTTGAAAGCGGGTATTCCTGAGAACCCACTGTTGCGATGTGGATTGCTTTTGGCTGGATGTAACAATCCAACGGCAAGAGGCGATGATGGGATTCTCACGGGAATGGAGATCTTGGGGCTCGATCTTCGAGGAACCGAGTTAGTCGTGTTGAGTGCCTGTGAAACGGGGGTTGGGACGGTTAATTCAGGGGAAGGTGTTGCTGGGCTTCGACAAGCATTTCAACTTGCCGGTGCCGAGGCAATTGTTTCAACCCTTTGGCAAGTACCTGATCGTGACTCAGCATTGCTGATGAAAGATTTCTTCGAGCAACTAGCCGAAGGTAAGTCGCATCCAGAAGCACTACGTCAGGCTCAAATAAAACGCATCGAGTCGCGTCGACAACGCTATGGCGCGGCTCATCCGTTCTACTGGGCGGCTTGGACACTCACTGGTACCTGA
- a CDS encoding aldehyde dehydrogenase family protein, whose translation MCDIAPILLAGTWKAANSSETFSTQNPITQEALPGNYPISTWADCDAALTASASAADELANIAPTQIPKFLRRFADLMEENRNSLGHLASLESGLPSEHRLAGREMDRTTDQIRQTAAAAEERSWKQILIETKRDLRSMFAPIGPVAIFSPNNFPFSWNSISGGDFASAIAAGNPVIAIANSAASGTTKALAELAFQASQEAELPSATVQLLYRMNHEDGKRLVADPRIGATAFTGSTTAGLALKASADAAGKPIYVSLSSVNPMVFLPGAIREHGDQLVNRYSNVCLKGTGQFCTQPGLAILIDDEATKGFIAATKDKFNGVTPGTLGSKKTLANLIEKIAVLKKAGAKVITDQEQKQGSGFSHPNTLLEVSGAQFLASPKALQTEAFGNTAMFVVCKDVAEAKMVIDALHGQLAGCIYSSTDGTDANAYEELAPRLRRKVGRFMNDKMPNGMPVSIGMAHGGPFPATGHPGFTSVGIPNAMRRFAMLQAYDQVRQSHLPEELRDHNPTGKLWRNIDGQWTTGDIAEVK comes from the coding sequence ATGTGCGACATCGCTCCGATCTTGCTCGCCGGTACTTGGAAAGCTGCCAATAGCAGCGAGACCTTCTCAACTCAAAACCCAATTACGCAAGAGGCTCTGCCTGGTAATTACCCGATCAGCACCTGGGCCGATTGCGATGCTGCACTGACCGCCTCTGCGTCTGCCGCTGACGAACTAGCCAACATCGCTCCTACGCAGATCCCGAAGTTTCTTCGCCGGTTTGCTGATTTGATGGAAGAAAATCGCAATTCGCTAGGGCATTTGGCCAGCCTAGAAAGTGGTTTGCCGTCCGAGCATCGACTGGCGGGCCGCGAGATGGATCGCACAACCGATCAAATTCGTCAAACTGCGGCGGCCGCCGAGGAACGATCTTGGAAGCAGATCTTGATCGAAACGAAGCGTGACCTTCGCTCTATGTTCGCTCCGATTGGACCGGTTGCGATATTCAGTCCGAACAACTTTCCTTTCTCATGGAATTCGATTTCTGGCGGCGATTTCGCATCAGCGATCGCAGCCGGAAATCCAGTCATAGCGATCGCCAACTCGGCGGCATCCGGCACCACTAAGGCCCTCGCGGAACTAGCTTTTCAGGCCTCCCAGGAAGCGGAACTGCCCTCGGCAACGGTTCAGCTTCTGTACCGTATGAATCATGAAGATGGCAAACGCCTAGTCGCAGACCCGCGGATCGGAGCAACCGCGTTCACCGGCAGCACGACAGCTGGACTTGCTTTAAAGGCTTCGGCGGATGCAGCAGGCAAGCCGATCTACGTGTCTCTTTCGAGCGTCAATCCAATGGTCTTCCTCCCGGGAGCGATTCGAGAACATGGCGATCAACTGGTTAACCGCTACAGCAATGTCTGCCTAAAAGGAACTGGCCAATTCTGCACCCAGCCGGGGCTGGCAATTCTAATCGATGACGAAGCAACGAAAGGTTTTATCGCCGCGACTAAGGACAAGTTCAATGGAGTAACACCGGGAACATTGGGCTCCAAGAAGACGCTTGCGAACCTGATTGAAAAGATTGCCGTGCTGAAGAAAGCTGGCGCCAAAGTCATCACCGACCAAGAGCAAAAGCAAGGATCCGGTTTTAGTCATCCAAACACATTGTTGGAAGTCAGCGGTGCCCAATTTTTAGCATCACCCAAGGCCCTCCAAACGGAAGCCTTCGGTAATACGGCGATGTTCGTCGTTTGTAAGGACGTAGCCGAAGCTAAGATGGTAATCGACGCGCTGCATGGTCAACTGGCTGGCTGCATTTACAGTAGCACCGACGGTACCGATGCCAATGCGTATGAAGAACTCGCACCGCGACTTCGTCGTAAGGTAGGACGGTTCATGAATGACAAGATGCCCAATGGAATGCCTGTCAGCATCGGTATGGCCCATGGCGGCCCATTTCCAGCAACAGGTCACCCAGGTTTCACTTCCGTTGGCATTCCCAATGCCATGCGGCGATTTGCGATGCTGCAGGCGTACGACCAAGTCCGCCAGTCGCACCTTCCAGAAGAGCTAAGAGACCACAATCCAACTGGCAAGCTATGGCGAAATATCGACGGGCAGTGGACAACCGGAGACATCGCCGAAGTCAAATAG
- a CDS encoding RNA polymerase sigma factor — protein sequence MMSTYAETAREQDLIAGFQAGDPASFRQLYDQFGHQLEIYVRTRCPRDADDVIQQTWLKVWNSRQTFAGSRIGAWIITIARNTLYDHFRKPKSYPLTEQSLGIAEQAAASFRLEREEELRQLRECSEQLPDAIRRIVQAFFSGTSGENIAAAEDIQRSTVYTRVHRALANLRKCMEQKRI from the coding sequence ATGATGAGTACCTATGCGGAAACAGCAAGGGAACAAGATCTGATCGCAGGCTTTCAAGCGGGCGACCCGGCGAGCTTTCGTCAACTATATGACCAATTTGGTCACCAGCTGGAAATCTATGTCCGCACTCGTTGTCCCCGCGATGCGGACGACGTGATTCAGCAAACGTGGCTGAAGGTCTGGAATTCGCGTCAAACTTTTGCTGGTAGTCGCATAGGGGCGTGGATTATTACGATCGCACGAAACACCCTCTACGATCACTTTCGAAAACCAAAGTCTTATCCGCTAACCGAACAGTCGCTTGGAATTGCCGAACAAGCCGCCGCCTCGTTTCGTTTGGAACGGGAAGAGGAATTAAGGCAGCTTCGCGAATGTTCTGAGCAGCTTCCCGATGCGATACGTCGAATTGTTCAGGCCTTTTTCAGTGGCACTTCTGGGGAAAATATTGCCGCGGCGGAAGACATTCAACGGAGTACCGTTTATACCCGTGTACATCGGGCCCTGGCCAATTTGCGCAAGTGTATGGAGCAGAAACGGATATGA
- a CDS encoding ABC transporter ATP-binding protein encodes MENLHQFRCEQLTLAYDQVEVVQQLSFEITTGQITTLIGPNGCGKSTLLKGLARLLRPKQGAAYLDGKAIHNEPTRHVARQLGVLIQNPEAPEALTVWELLTLGRYPHQGFFGGISSEDESKIGNALEMAGIQHLAERPIGELSGGQRQLAWIAMVLAQDTPIILLDEPTTFLDMVHQLEVLDILERLHREQARTIVLVLHDINHAARYSHHLIALNDGRIVDRGTPHQIVTAELLADVFRIEASVMIDPESQSPYCIARRPLPQCHAV; translated from the coding sequence ATGGAGAACCTCCATCAATTCCGTTGCGAACAGCTGACCCTCGCGTATGATCAGGTCGAAGTCGTTCAACAGCTTTCGTTCGAAATTACGACTGGCCAGATAACTACGCTTATCGGTCCAAACGGCTGCGGCAAATCGACATTGCTTAAAGGACTTGCTCGGCTGCTCCGCCCTAAGCAAGGTGCGGCCTATCTTGACGGAAAGGCAATTCACAACGAACCCACCCGCCATGTTGCCCGCCAACTCGGTGTCCTGATACAAAACCCCGAAGCCCCTGAGGCCTTGACCGTTTGGGAACTTCTGACGCTTGGCCGCTATCCTCATCAAGGCTTTTTCGGAGGGATCTCCTCTGAAGACGAGTCAAAGATTGGTAACGCCTTGGAGATGGCAGGGATCCAACATCTCGCCGAGCGCCCTATAGGGGAACTCTCGGGAGGGCAGCGACAGTTGGCATGGATCGCAATGGTGTTAGCCCAAGATACACCGATCATCCTGCTCGACGAACCTACTACGTTCCTCGATATGGTTCACCAGTTGGAAGTCCTCGACATACTCGAACGTCTTCATCGTGAGCAGGCACGAACCATCGTGTTGGTGCTACATGATATTAATCACGCCGCTCGCTACTCGCACCATTTGATTGCGTTGAACGATGGAAGGATCGTCGACCGAGGTACGCCTCACCAGATCGTAACCGCAGAACTACTAGCGGACGTGTTTCGAATCGAAGCGAGCGTGATGATCGATCCCGAATCGCAATCCCCGTATTGCATTGCCCGCCGCCCGCTACCGCAGTGTCATGCCGTTTAG